The DNA region ATTAAATGATGAGTTTAAAAACTCACTTTCTTATTTTGAATATGCCACATTATTGGCTGCAATTTTATTCAAAGATTGTGATTATTGGGTGTTTGAAGCAGGCATGGGTGCTGAGTTTGATGCTACAAATTGTTTTGATAAGAGCTTATCTCTTTTCACACCTATTGGACTTGATCATATGGAAATTTTAGGAGGTAGTATAGAAAAGATAAGCCATACAAAGCTAATAAGTATGGCAAAAACAGCTATTTTAAATGATGATATAAATGAAATATCAGTTAAAATTGCCAAAGATATAGCTTTGCAAAAAGGTTCAAATTTAAGTTTTGCAAGTCAAAATTTAAGTAAACTTGAAAAAACTGAAATTAAAAACTATATCAAAAAGTACGCTCTTGCAAATTTTCAAATTTCAAATTTAAGTCTCGCATTAGCTGGTGCAAAAGCTTTAAATTTAAATCCTGATTTGAAAAATCTAAAAAAACTCAATTTAAAAGGCAGACTCGAAAGAGTTGATAAAAATTTGTTAGTTGATGTTGGTCACAATGAACTTGCAGCGCAGAATTTGCTAAAAGAGTTAAAAGATCAAAAATTTACTCTTATTTATAATGCATTTTTAGATAAGGATTATAAAAGTGTACTAAAAACCCTAAAGCCAATTATTAAGGAAGTGCAAATTTATGATTATAAAAGTAGTTATAGGGAGCTTGCCACACCATATATTAAAAAAACCTGTGATGATTTAGGCATAAAATGCTTTAATTTTCGCAGTCTAAAAAAAGATGAAAATTATTTATTGTTTGGATCATTTATGCTTGTAGAGGAATTTTGTGAACACTTACATAAGTATAACTGATAAAAATGGTAATAAGAAATACGAGTTCTCATCAAATTTTTTTAGAAATTTAAAGCTAATTCTTATTTTAAATTTTGCTATTTTTTTAGTTTTAATTTTAACGACTATATTTTTAATTTTTTCAAAAAATAGTGTAAAAGATGAATTAGCAAATTTAAAATCACAAAATGAAATTTTAGAAAATGAGTTAAACTCTCAAAAAAATAGTGAGCAAACTGAAGAGCCAAATAACTTAGAGCTTGCACTTGCTTTAAGCAAAACATCTCTAGAAGAACAAAAACCAAAAAATATTTCAGTTGCTGAAAATTTGGAAAGCAAATTTATAAAATCAGTCCCAAATAGCTTTCCAATCACAAATAAAGGCATAACTTCAAGCTATGGGCAAAGAGTTCATCCTATAAGCAAAATTTCAAGATTTCATCATGGTATAGATTTAAGAGCTGAACTTAAAACACCAATTTATGCCACTGCTGATGGCTTTGTTAAATATGCAGCACTATCAAATACTGGATATGGATATTTGGTTATTATAACTCATAATTATGGTTTTGAAACAAGGTACGCACATATGCTTGACAAAGATGTTGTCAA from Campylobacter ureolyticus includes:
- a CDS encoding Mur ligase family protein — encoded protein: MSLETYLKNKPIFYKKIDYERMPRAFNSIKDKIILKPIIHIVGTNGKGSTGRFLTLLIESLGLKVGHYTSPHIFKFNERFYKNGDIVSDDELNIAHDKLQNLLNDEFKNSLSYFEYATLLAAILFKDCDYWVFEAGMGAEFDATNCFDKSLSLFTPIGLDHMEILGGSIEKISHTKLISMAKTAILNDDINEISVKIAKDIALQKGSNLSFASQNLSKLEKTEIKNYIKKYALANFQISNLSLALAGAKALNLNPDLKNLKKLNLKGRLERVDKNLLVDVGHNELAAQNLLKELKDQKFTLIYNAFLDKDYKSVLKTLKPIIKEVQIYDYKSSYRELATPYIKKTCDDLGIKCFNFRSLKKDENYLLFGSFMLVEEFCEHLHKYN
- a CDS encoding M23 family metallopeptidase; the encoded protein is MNTYISITDKNGNKKYEFSSNFFRNLKLILILNFAIFLVLILTTIFLIFSKNSVKDELANLKSQNEILENELNSQKNSEQTEEPNNLELALALSKTSLEEQKPKNISVAENLESKFIKSVPNSFPITNKGITSSYGQRVHPISKISRFHHGIDLRAELKTPIYATADGFVKYAALSNTGYGYLVIITHNYGFETRYAHMLDKDVVKVGQWVRKGELIGYSGNTGLSSGPHLHYEVRFLDHSLDPLSFIKFNNIFYDERKVPWQGILRAISEF